One Candidatus Epulonipiscium sp. genomic region harbors:
- the secY gene encoding preprotein translocase subunit SecY — protein MRKTLINAWRIPDLRKKLIYTLMMLFVIRLGAHITVPFVNADAIRKVLEQQGGGALGLMDMISGGAFRDMTLFAMGIVPYINSSIIFQLLQIAIPKIEEISKEGEDGRKKIAKWTRYLTIILAAIQAWGFTFALRRQGILINPNLWTWTVAILTFVAGTAFLMWIGEQITEKGIGNGISLIIFVNIVSRLPVGINALLSYKDYVATAILVVIFAIIVAFVVLVQGGERRIAVQYAKRTAGRNVYGGQSTHIPIKVNLAGVIPIIFAMSLLQFPETVTGFFNANPTGAWGTILRVIKWTHPFGAILYALLILFFTFFYSTITFNPVDVANNMKKSGGFVPGIRPGKPTADYLTKVVNNITLVGALFLAIISLMPLGLQAIFKMNIGFGGTSLLIVVGVALETVKQMEAQMLMRHYKGFLG, from the coding sequence GTGCGTAAAACCCTTATAAATGCCTGGAGGATACCTGATTTAAGAAAAAAATTAATATATACTTTAATGATGCTTTTTGTAATCCGTTTAGGAGCTCATATTACAGTTCCCTTTGTTAATGCTGATGCAATCAGAAAGGTATTAGAACAACAAGGGGGCGGGGCATTAGGTCTCATGGATATGATTTCCGGTGGAGCATTCCGAGATATGACCTTATTTGCAATGGGTATTGTACCATATATTAATTCATCTATTATATTTCAGCTTCTTCAGATTGCTATTCCTAAAATAGAGGAAATTTCAAAAGAAGGGGAAGATGGAAGAAAGAAGATTGCAAAATGGACTAGATATTTAACTATAATATTAGCTGCAATCCAAGCATGGGGCTTTACATTTGCTCTTCGCAGACAAGGTATTTTGATTAACCCAAATCTTTGGACTTGGACTGTTGCAATTCTAACTTTCGTAGCTGGTACTGCTTTCCTAATGTGGATTGGAGAACAGATAACCGAAAAGGGGATTGGAAACGGTATATCCTTAATTATTTTTGTGAATATAGTTTCAAGATTACCAGTTGGAATAAATGCCTTGCTTAGTTATAAGGACTATGTTGCAACGGCGATTTTGGTTGTGATTTTTGCTATTATTGTTGCCTTCGTTGTCTTGGTACAGGGAGGAGAAAGAAGAATTGCAGTACAATATGCAAAAAGAACAGCAGGTAGAAACGTATATGGAGGTCAATCCACCCATATTCCAATTAAGGTTAACTTAGCAGGGGTTATTCCGATTATCTTTGCTATGTCACTGCTACAATTTCCCGAAACAGTAACAGGATTCTTCAATGCGAATCCAACAGGAGCCTGGGGTACAATATTACGAGTAATTAAATGGACCCATCCATTTGGAGCAATCTTATATGCACTGCTTATTTTATTCTTTACATTTTTCTACTCAACGATTACTTTTAATCCGGTTGATGTAGCAAACAATATGAAGAAAAGTGGTGGATTTGTTCCGGGTATTAGACCGGGGAAACCAACTGCCGATTATTTAACTAAGGTTGTTAATAACATTACATTAGTAGGAGCTCTTTTCCTAGCTATTATTTCACTAATGCCTTTAGGGTTACAAGCGATATTTAAAATGAATATTGGTTTTGGTGGAACATCCCTACTTATCGTAGTTGGTGTTGCGCTAGAAACTGTAAAACAAATGGAAGCACAAATGCTTATGAGACACTATAAAGGATTTTTAGGTTGA
- a CDS encoding type Z 30S ribosomal protein S14, giving the protein MAKKSMIAKQQRKPKFSTRAYNRCRICGRPHAYIRKFGVCRICFRELAYKGQIPGVKKASW; this is encoded by the coding sequence ATGGCAAAGAAATCAATGATAGCTAAGCAACAACGTAAGCCAAAGTTTTCTACAAGAGCTTATAATCGTTGTAGGATTTGCGGAAGGCCTCATGCATATATAAGAAAATTTGGCGTATGCCGTATTTGCTTTAGAGAATTAGCCTATAAAGGTCAAATTCCAGGTGTTAAAAAAGCTAGCTGGTAA
- the rpsM gene encoding 30S ribosomal protein S13 encodes MARIAGIDLPRDKRVEIGLTYIYGIGRASSNRILKEAGINPDTRVRDLTDDEAAKLREIIEKTQMVEGDLRRETALNIKRLMEIGSYRGIRHRKGLPVRGQNTKNNARTRKGPKRTVANKKK; translated from the coding sequence ATGGCACGTATTGCAGGTATAGATTTACCAAGGGATAAACGTGTAGAAATCGGACTTACCTATATTTATGGTATTGGGCGTGCTAGCTCTAATCGTATTTTAAAAGAAGCTGGAATTAATCCAGATACAAGGGTAAGAGATTTAACAGATGACGAGGCAGCAAAACTCCGTGAAATCATTGAAAAAACCCAAATGGTTGAGGGAGATTTACGTAGGGAAACAGCTCTAAATATTAAGCGTCTTATGGAAATCGGATCTTACAGAGGAATCCGTCATAGGAAAGGGCTTCCGGTGAGAGGGCAAAACACGAAAAATAATGCAAGAACTAGAAAAGGACCAAAAAGAACTGTTGCTAATAAGAAAAAATAG
- the rplO gene encoding 50S ribosomal protein L15, whose protein sequence is MNLNELRPTEGSKKSAFRKGRGHGSGAGKTAGKGHKGQKARSGGGVRPGFEGGQMPLYRRVPKRGFTNRNSLEIVAIGVERLNIFEDNTVVTVDTLKEAGIIKNPRDGVKILGNGDLNKKLTVMVNQYSKSAVEKIEAAGGKAEVI, encoded by the coding sequence ATGAACTTAAATGAATTAAGACCAACCGAAGGTTCTAAAAAAAGCGCATTTAGAAAAGGAAGAGGACACGGTTCAGGAGCAGGAAAAACTGCAGGAAAAGGGCATAAAGGTCAAAAAGCCCGTTCTGGTGGCGGTGTAAGACCTGGCTTTGAAGGTGGACAAATGCCACTTTATAGACGTGTGCCTAAAAGAGGGTTTACAAATAGAAACAGTTTAGAAATTGTTGCTATTGGCGTTGAGCGTTTAAATATATTCGAAGATAATACAGTGGTTACTGTAGATACCCTGAAAGAAGCAGGTATTATCAAAAATCCTAGAGATGGTGTAAAAATTCTTGGAAACGGAGACCTAAATAAAAAGTTGACTGTAATGGTAAATCAGTACAGCAAATCAGCAGTAGAGAAGATAGAAGCTGCTGGCGGAAAAGCAGAGGTGATTTAG
- the rplE gene encoding 50S ribosomal protein L5 has product MSRMKEVYNNEIVDAMMKKFGYKNRLQVPKIEKIVINMGVGEAKENSKILDAAVNDLSIISGQKPIITKAKKSVAAFKLREGMSIGCKVTLRGNRMYDFTDRLISLALPRVRDFRGVNPNAFDGRGNYSLGIKEQLIFPEIEFDKVDKVRGMDIIFVTTAKTDEEARELLRLFGMPFRK; this is encoded by the coding sequence TTGAGTAGAATGAAAGAAGTATACAATAACGAAATTGTAGATGCAATGATGAAAAAATTCGGATATAAAAATAGATTACAAGTACCCAAAATTGAAAAGATTGTTATCAATATGGGTGTAGGAGAAGCAAAAGAAAATTCTAAAATATTGGATGCGGCTGTAAATGACTTATCAATTATTTCCGGACAAAAACCAATTATAACAAAGGCTAAAAAATCAGTAGCAGCTTTCAAACTTCGTGAAGGAATGTCTATCGGATGTAAAGTAACACTTCGCGGAAATAGGATGTATGATTTTACAGATCGTCTAATCAGTTTAGCATTGCCTAGAGTTCGTGACTTCAGGGGAGTTAATCCTAATGCATTCGATGGAAGGGGAAATTATTCCCTAGGCATTAAAGAACAATTAATTTTCCCGGAAATCGAATTTGATAAAGTTGACAAAGTAAGAGGTATGGATATCATTTTTGTTACCACGGCAAAAACAGACGAAGAAGCTCGTGAACTGTTAAGACTGTTTGGAATGCCATTCAGAAAATAG
- the rplF gene encoding 50S ribosomal protein L6 → MSRIGKLPIEIPSGVEVKIGDGNFITVKGPKGSLERKLPEEISIVVENNEIVVTRPNDLKRNRSLHGLTRTLVANMVEGVTNGFSKVLEVNGVGYRAQKQGKKLVLTLGFSHPVELEDPAGVESTLEGNKITVSGIDKEKVGQYAAEIRFKRPPEPYKGKGIKYADEVIRRKEGKTGK, encoded by the coding sequence ATGTCACGTATTGGTAAATTGCCAATAGAAATCCCATCCGGTGTAGAAGTAAAAATAGGGGATGGAAACTTTATAACTGTAAAGGGACCAAAGGGTTCTTTAGAAAGAAAATTACCAGAAGAAATTTCTATAGTGGTTGAAAATAATGAAATAGTTGTTACAAGACCAAATGATCTTAAAAGAAACAGATCACTTCATGGTTTAACAAGAACACTGGTTGCCAATATGGTAGAGGGAGTAACAAATGGTTTCTCTAAAGTATTGGAAGTAAATGGTGTTGGATATAGAGCACAAAAACAAGGTAAAAAACTTGTATTAACCTTAGGATTTTCTCATCCTGTCGAATTAGAAGATCCTGCTGGTGTGGAAAGCACCTTAGAAGGAAATAAAATAACCGTAAGTGGAATTGATAAGGAAAAAGTAGGTCAATACGCGGCTGAAATTCGTTTCAAACGTCCACCGGAACCTTACAAAGGAAAAGGAATTAAATATGCTGATGAAGTAATTAGACGTAAAGAGGGTAAAACCGGTAAGTAA
- the rplR gene encoding 50S ribosomal protein L18, which translates to MIKKESRSKVRAKKHLKIRNKFYGTAQRPRLAVFRSDKHIYAQLIDDEQGNTLVSASTVEKDIVAKVEKTSNLEAAKVVGELVARRALDKGLNEVVFDRGGYIYHGKVKALADAAREAGLQF; encoded by the coding sequence ATGATCAAAAAAGAATCACGCTCAAAAGTTCGTGCAAAGAAGCATTTAAAAATAAGAAACAAGTTTTATGGTACAGCCCAAAGACCACGATTGGCAGTATTTAGAAGTGATAAACACATATATGCTCAACTTATCGATGATGAACAAGGCAATACCTTGGTTTCTGCTTCAACAGTAGAAAAGGATATCGTAGCGAAGGTTGAAAAGACAAGTAATTTAGAAGCTGCTAAGGTGGTAGGCGAGTTGGTTGCAAGAAGAGCTTTAGATAAAGGATTAAATGAAGTAGTATTTGACCGCGGAGGATATATATATCACGGTAAAGTTAAAGCATTAGCAGATGCGGCTAGGGAAGCTGGCTTACAATTCTAG
- the rpsE gene encoding 30S ribosomal protein S5, translating into MPRTKMDINGQELKERVVTIKRVTKVVKGGRNFRFSALVVVGDENGYVGAGLGKATEIPDAIKKAIDDAKKNLIFVPRDENDSITHEFVGEFGSARVLLKPAAEGTGVIAGGPARAVLELAGIRNIRTKSLGSNNKRNVVNATMEALKNIKNPEEVAKLRGKSLEELLG; encoded by the coding sequence ATGCCTAGAACTAAAATGGACATAAACGGCCAAGAATTAAAAGAAAGAGTTGTTACAATTAAAAGAGTTACCAAGGTAGTTAAAGGTGGACGTAATTTTAGGTTCTCTGCTTTAGTTGTTGTTGGTGATGAAAATGGTTATGTTGGTGCAGGGTTAGGTAAGGCAACAGAAATACCTGACGCTATTAAAAAGGCTATTGATGATGCAAAGAAAAACTTAATTTTTGTTCCAAGAGACGAAAATGATAGTATTACCCATGAATTCGTTGGAGAATTTGGAAGTGCTAGGGTATTATTAAAACCTGCAGCAGAAGGTACTGGAGTAATCGCAGGTGGACCTGCCCGTGCAGTACTCGAATTAGCAGGAATTCGTAACATTAGAACAAAATCCTTAGGTTCTAATAATAAGAGAAACGTTGTAAATGCAACTATGGAAGCACTAAAAAATATCAAGAATCCAGAAGAAGTTGCGAAATTACGTGGCAAATCATTAGAAGAGCTATTAGGATAA
- a CDS encoding RNA-binding protein, with translation MNEYTIGQIVFSKSGRDKGKPFIVVKVEGEYLYLVDGDLRKLHKPKKKKNIHLQKTKEIVGFIKSGLEEGKDLKDSDIRKALNLYKPFSINVIK, from the coding sequence ATGAATGAATACACCATCGGTCAAATTGTGTTTTCTAAATCAGGTCGGGATAAGGGAAAACCATTTATCGTAGTCAAGGTAGAAGGTGAATACCTTTATCTAGTCGATGGGGATTTAAGAAAACTCCATAAACCCAAAAAGAAAAAGAATATACATCTACAAAAGACTAAAGAAATAGTAGGATTTATCAAAAGTGGTTTAGAAGAAGGAAAAGATTTAAAGGATTCTGATATAAGGAAAGCATTAAATCTTTACAAACCTTTTTCAATAAATGTAATTAAATGA
- the rplX gene encoding 50S ribosomal protein L24 has product MRLKKDDKVRVIAGKDKGKEGKVLKIDHKNGRVIVEGVNMISKHQKPNPMGQGGIIHQEGSIHISNVMYLYNGKPTRIGTKVVMEERNGHQKAVRYRVAKSTGEVID; this is encoded by the coding sequence ATTAGACTAAAAAAGGATGACAAAGTTCGAGTAATTGCAGGTAAAGATAAAGGAAAAGAAGGAAAAGTCCTTAAAATTGATCATAAAAACGGCCGTGTTATCGTTGAAGGGGTTAACATGATTTCAAAGCATCAAAAACCAAATCCGATGGGACAGGGCGGAATTATCCATCAAGAAGGTTCTATTCATATTTCTAATGTAATGTATCTATATAATGGAAAACCAACAAGAATAGGTACAAAAGTAGTTATGGAAGAAAGAAATGGACATCAAAAAGCTGTTCGCTATAGAGTAGCAAAATCTACAGGAGAAGTAATTGATTAA
- the rplN gene encoding 50S ribosomal protein L14 yields MIQQESRLKVADNTGAKELLCIRVLGGSGARYANVGDVIVASVKDATPGGVVKKGDIIKAVIVRTVKGVRRQDGSYIKFDENAAVIIKEDKNPRGTRIFGPVARELREKKYMKILSLAPEVL; encoded by the coding sequence ATGATTCAACAAGAAAGCAGATTGAAAGTTGCAGATAACACCGGTGCAAAGGAACTATTGTGTATTCGAGTTTTGGGTGGTTCCGGAGCTAGGTATGCGAACGTTGGAGATGTAATTGTTGCTTCGGTTAAAGATGCAACACCCGGCGGTGTTGTTAAAAAAGGCGATATAATCAAAGCAGTTATAGTTAGGACTGTGAAGGGTGTTAGAAGACAGGATGGTTCGTATATAAAATTTGACGAAAATGCAGCTGTTATCATTAAAGAAGATAAAAATCCAAGGGGAACCCGTATTTTTGGACCGGTTGCAAGAGAACTAAGAGAAAAGAAGTATATGAAAATCTTATCCTTAGCACCAGAAGTATTATAA
- a CDS encoding DNA-directed RNA polymerase subunit alpha, with the protein MFEFEKPRIEIAEMSEDETYGRFVVEPLERGYGTTLGNSLRRILLSTLPGAAVSSVKIENVLHEYSTIPGVKEDVTELILNIKNLAIKNHSEGNEPKVAYIEAEGECVVTAADIKVDSDIEILNPDIHIATLSGGSDSKLFMELTITKGRGYVGADKNKKKEQPIGVIPIDSIYTPVSRINFVVENTRVGQITDYDKLTFEIWTNGTIKPDEAVSLGAKVLNEHLNLFIDLSENAKNAEVMVEKEEDKKEKVLEMSIEELDLSVRSYNCLKRAGINTVEELINRTEEEMMKVRNLGRKSLEEVLNKLAELGLSLKPNED; encoded by the coding sequence GTGTTTGAATTTGAAAAACCTCGCATTGAAATTGCTGAAATGTCAGAAGATGAAACATATGGGCGTTTTGTTGTAGAACCTCTTGAAAGAGGATATGGAACAACACTGGGAAACAGTTTAAGAAGGATATTACTTTCTACCCTTCCCGGTGCTGCTGTTAGCAGTGTTAAAATCGAAAATGTACTCCATGAATATAGTACTATTCCTGGGGTAAAAGAAGATGTCACAGAGCTTATCCTAAATATTAAAAACTTAGCTATTAAAAACCATAGTGAAGGAAATGAACCTAAGGTAGCCTATATAGAAGCCGAAGGGGAATGTGTTGTCACAGCAGCGGATATTAAGGTGGATTCGGATATTGAAATATTAAATCCCGATATTCATATCGCTACATTAAGTGGTGGTTCAGATAGTAAGTTATTTATGGAATTGACAATAACAAAAGGTAGAGGCTATGTTGGTGCAGATAAGAATAAGAAAAAAGAACAACCCATAGGGGTTATTCCTATTGATTCTATCTATACCCCTGTAAGCCGTATAAATTTTGTTGTCGAAAACACAAGGGTGGGTCAAATCACTGATTACGACAAGTTAACATTCGAAATATGGACCAATGGGACTATTAAGCCGGATGAAGCAGTGAGTTTAGGTGCAAAGGTTCTTAATGAACATTTAAACTTATTTATCGATTTATCTGAAAATGCTAAGAATGCAGAAGTAATGGTGGAAAAAGAAGAAGATAAAAAAGAAAAAGTCCTAGAAATGAGCATTGAGGAACTGGATTTATCGGTTCGCTCCTATAACTGCTTAAAGAGGGCGGGCATTAATACAGTAGAAGAACTCATCAACCGTACGGAAGAGGAAATGATGAAGGTTCGTAATTTAGGGCGCAAATCATTAGAAGAAGTCCTTAATAAACTTGCAGAATTAGGGTTATCCTTAAAGCCCAATGAAGATTAA
- the rpsQ gene encoding 30S ribosomal protein S17 codes for MQERNLRKTMIGKVVSDKMDKTIVVAVENNVKHPLYGKIMKRTYKLKAHDENNECKIGDRVKVMETRPLSKDKRWRLVSVVEKAK; via the coding sequence GTGCAAGAAAGAAATCTTCGCAAAACCATGATTGGTAAAGTTGTAAGCGACAAGATGGATAAAACTATCGTGGTAGCTGTTGAAAATAACGTAAAACATCCACTATACGGTAAAATAATGAAAAGAACCTATAAATTAAAGGCTCATGATGAGAATAACGAATGTAAAATCGGCGATCGTGTTAAAGTAATGGAAACAAGACCACTCTCTAAGGATAAGAGATGGAGATTAGTTTCAGTCGTTGAAAAAGCTAAATAA
- the infA gene encoding translation initiation factor IF-1 — MAKGDVIEVEGTVLEKLPNAMFQVELENGHKILAHISGKLRMNFIRILPGDKVTIELSPYDLTKGRITWRAK, encoded by the coding sequence TTGGCGAAGGGTGATGTTATAGAAGTAGAAGGGACCGTGCTAGAAAAATTACCTAATGCAATGTTCCAGGTGGAACTAGAAAACGGACACAAGATTTTAGCGCATATTTCTGGGAAACTTCGAATGAATTTTATTCGCATTTTGCCGGGAGACAAAGTAACAATAGAACTCTCTCCCTATGATCTGACAAAAGGCCGAATTACTTGGAGAGCTAAATAA
- the rpsH gene encoding 30S ribosomal protein S8 codes for MTMSDPIADMLTRIRNANVAKHDTVDIPVSKMKKAISDILLNEGYIKGYEVVEGGTKSTIRITLKYGKDKNEKVISGLKRISKPGLRVFANKDEIPKVLGGLGTAIISTSSGVLADKDARKLGVGGEVVAFIW; via the coding sequence ATGACAATGAGCGATCCAATTGCAGATATGCTAACAAGAATCAGAAATGCTAATGTTGCGAAACATGATACAGTAGATATACCTGTTTCAAAAATGAAAAAAGCAATTTCTGACATATTATTAAATGAAGGTTATATAAAAGGGTACGAAGTTGTTGAAGGTGGTACAAAATCAACAATTCGCATTACACTAAAATACGGAAAAGACAAAAATGAAAAAGTTATTTCCGGTTTAAAGAGAATTTCTAAGCCCGGACTTAGGGTATTTGCAAATAAAGATGAAATACCCAAAGTATTAGGTGGACTTGGTACTGCTATTATATCCACAAGCAGCGGAGTATTAGCTGATAAAGATGCTAGAAAATTAGGTGTTGGTGGAGAAGTAGTTGCGTTTATTTGGTAA
- the rpsK gene encoding 30S ribosomal protein S11, with the protein MAKKVAKKATTRRRRDRKIVERGQAHIQSTFNNTIVTLTDATGNALSWASAGQLGFRGSRKSTPYAAQMAADTAAKAAMDYGLKSVEVMVKGPGSGREAAIRALQAAGLEVTMIKDVTPVPHNGCRPPKRRRV; encoded by the coding sequence ATGGCAAAGAAAGTAGCTAAAAAAGCAACAACCCGCAGACGCCGTGATAGGAAAATTGTTGAGCGGGGACAAGCGCATATTCAGTCTACTTTTAACAATACAATTGTAACATTAACAGATGCCACAGGAAATGCTTTATCCTGGGCAAGTGCCGGACAATTAGGTTTTAGAGGTTCAAGAAAATCTACTCCATATGCAGCACAAATGGCAGCAGATACTGCGGCTAAAGCAGCTATGGATTACGGCTTAAAATCTGTAGAAGTTATGGTAAAAGGACCTGGTTCTGGTAGAGAAGCGGCTATCCGTGCTCTTCAGGCAGCAGGCCTTGAAGTAACAATGATTAAGGATGTTACTCCAGTTCCTCATAATGGATGTCGTCCACCAAAACGTAGAAGAGTTTAG
- the rpsD gene encoding 30S ribosomal protein S4 yields MARYIGPVCRLCRREGQKLYLKGEKCFSPKCPVDRRPYAPGQHGQSRKKLSEYGLQLREKQKAKRIYGVLEAQFANYFEEAERISGVTGENLLRLLELRLDNVVYRLGYGRSRTEARQVVRHNHVLVNGKKVNIPSYQLKVGDVIEIKENSKNIQRFKDISDTTASRLVPEWLEADKDNLSGKIVSLPNREQIDIEIQETLIVELYSK; encoded by the coding sequence ATGGCTAGATATATAGGACCCGTTTGTAGACTATGCCGTAGAGAAGGGCAAAAGCTATATTTAAAGGGAGAAAAATGTTTTTCACCAAAATGTCCTGTTGATAGAAGACCTTATGCACCGGGACAACATGGTCAAAGTAGAAAGAAATTATCCGAGTATGGACTCCAGCTTCGTGAAAAGCAAAAAGCAAAGAGAATCTATGGGGTTCTTGAAGCACAATTTGCTAATTACTTTGAAGAAGCAGAGCGTATTTCGGGGGTTACAGGGGAAAACCTACTTCGATTATTAGAATTAAGATTGGATAATGTTGTGTATCGTTTAGGATATGGACGTTCAAGGACAGAGGCAAGACAAGTGGTTCGCCATAATCACGTTCTTGTAAACGGGAAAAAAGTAAATATTCCATCTTATCAATTAAAAGTTGGGGATGTTATCGAAATTAAGGAAAACTCTAAGAATATTCAAAGATTCAAGGATATCAGTGATACAACAGCATCTAGACTTGTACCCGAATGGCTTGAAGCTGACAAAGACAACTTAAGCGGAAAAATTGTTTCTTTACCAAACAGAGAACAAATAGACATCGAAATCCAAGAAACACTTATCGTAGAGTTGTATTCCAAATAG
- the map gene encoding type I methionyl aminopeptidase has translation MGIIIKSDNEIMKIRKAGLILAKTHELLANALRPGITTMELDEIAENYISSQGATPSFKGYGGFPASICTSVNEEVVHGIPSRNIKLKDGDIIGIDIGVYLDGFHSDGAKTHAIGEVPEATKKLIQVTKESFYEGIGYAKAGNHLYEISVAIQKYVESNGFSVVRDLVGHGVGKDLHEEPQIPNFKVPGRGPKLQKGMVLAIEPMVNMGTYEVRILNDNSVVTRDGSLAAHYEHTIVITDGEPEILTTL, from the coding sequence GTGGGTATTATAATAAAATCTGACAATGAAATTATGAAAATTCGTAAAGCAGGTTTGATTTTAGCAAAAACTCATGAACTCTTAGCCAATGCCCTTAGACCGGGAATTACTACGATGGAATTAGATGAAATTGCTGAAAATTATATTAGTAGTCAAGGTGCAACTCCTTCATTTAAAGGATACGGTGGTTTTCCTGCATCTATATGTACATCAGTCAATGAAGAAGTTGTCCATGGTATTCCTAGTAGGAATATAAAATTAAAAGATGGAGACATAATCGGAATTGATATCGGTGTGTATTTAGATGGATTTCATTCTGATGGAGCAAAAACCCATGCAATTGGCGAAGTTCCTGAGGCAACAAAAAAACTAATCCAAGTTACTAAGGAAAGTTTTTATGAAGGAATAGGCTATGCAAAAGCAGGAAATCATTTGTATGAAATTTCTGTTGCTATACAAAAGTATGTAGAGTCCAATGGTTTCTCAGTTGTTAGGGATTTAGTGGGGCATGGGGTAGGAAAAGACCTCCATGAAGAGCCCCAAATCCCGAACTTTAAAGTGCCTGGACGAGGGCCAAAGTTACAAAAAGGTATGGTTCTTGCTATTGAGCCCATGGTGAATATGGGAACATATGAGGTAAGAATACTAAACGATAACAGCGTCGTTACAAGAGATGGTTCACTTGCAGCTCATTATGAGCATACAATCGTCATAACTGATGGGGAACCTGAAATTCTTACGACTTTGTAA
- a CDS encoding adenylate kinase: protein MRLIMLGAPGAGKGTHALLLSKEYRIPQISTGDILRTNIKNETDLGKKAKEYMDKGLLVPDELVVKLVKNRLEEQDCKGGFILDGFPRTIPQAKALDEALEAMGIGLDKAVNIHVPNEKIINRMAGRRVCPKCGASYHIEYKKSLKEDVCDECSSVLIQREDDKEETVKKRLEIYHEQTRPLIDYYQNREILLTVDGVGKIEDISSRIKDALEVNK from the coding sequence ATGAGATTAATAATGTTAGGAGCTCCGGGTGCAGGTAAAGGAACCCATGCACTTCTTCTTTCCAAAGAATACCGTATTCCTCAAATTTCAACGGGGGATATATTAAGGACAAATATTAAAAATGAGACTGACTTAGGGAAAAAAGCCAAGGAATATATGGATAAGGGACTATTAGTACCTGATGAACTAGTTGTTAAGCTTGTCAAAAACCGATTAGAAGAACAGGATTGTAAAGGAGGCTTTATATTAGATGGCTTTCCAAGAACAATTCCTCAAGCCAAGGCCCTTGATGAAGCATTAGAGGCTATGGGAATCGGGTTAGATAAGGCTGTAAACATTCATGTTCCTAACGAGAAGATAATTAATCGTATGGCTGGTAGAAGGGTTTGCCCGAAATGTGGCGCTTCCTATCATATAGAATATAAAAAATCCCTTAAGGAAGATGTTTGCGACGAATGTAGCTCGGTGTTAATACAAAGAGAAGATGATAAGGAAGAAACAGTTAAAAAAAGATTGGAAATTTATCATGAACAAACAAGGCCCTTGATTGATTATTATCAAAATAGGGAAATACTTTTAACTGTAGACGGTGTTGGCAAGATTGAAGATATAAGCAGTAGAATAAAGGATGCATTGGAAGTGAATAAATAG
- the rpmJ gene encoding 50S ribosomal protein L36: MKVRPSVKPICEKCKIIKRKGRIRVICENPKHKQKQG; encoded by the coding sequence ATGAAAGTAAGACCTTCTGTAAAACCAATCTGTGAAAAGTGTAAGATTATAAAAAGAAAAGGTCGCATTCGTGTTATTTGCGAAAATCCAAAGCATAAGCAAAAACAAGGTTAA
- the rpmD gene encoding 50S ribosomal protein L30, with product MSNKLKITLVKSTIGAKPKQKETVKALGLTKMHKTVEQQDNAAIRGMINKVAHLVKVEEI from the coding sequence GTGTCTAACAAGTTAAAGATAACATTAGTAAAATCTACAATTGGTGCAAAACCAAAACAAAAAGAGACAGTAAAAGCTTTAGGATTAACTAAAATGCATAAAACTGTTGAACAACAAGACAACGCTGCCATCCGAGGAATGATTAATAAAGTTGCTCATTTGGTAAAGGTTGAAGAAATATAG